GATAGACGAATTAGTGGGCATGTGGCTTGCGATGGCGATTAGCGGGTTATCGTTAGCGGGCGTGGTTTTGAGTTTTATCTTTTTTAGGATCTATGATATCACTAAGCCCTCACTCATTGGCAAAATAGACAAAGAAGTTAAAGGGGGCTTAGGGGTGGTGGCTGATGACGCTTTAGCGGGCATTTTAGCCGGATTGAGTGCGTTATTAGTCATCAGTGTTTTAGAATTTTTTAACATTAAACTTTAATTTTAAGAAAATTCAAAAGCCTTTTTTTAGGTAAATATAGATAGACTTTATTGCAATCGTTTTCAGGGAGTTTGATCGTGGAGTTTTGCGTTTTATTTGGTGGGGCGAGTTTTGAGCATGAAATCAGCATTGTGAGCGCGATCGCGCTTAAAGGAGTGTTAAAAGATAGGATTAAATATTTTATTTTTTTAGATGAAAACCATCATTTTTATTTGATTGAAGAATCCAACATGCATTCAAAATACTTCGCTCAAATCAAAGAAAAAAAATTACCCCCCCTAATCCTCACGCATAATGGCTTGCTCAAAAACTCGTTTTTAGGCGCTAAGATTATAGAATTGCCTTTAGTGATCAATCTTGTGCATGGGGGCGATGGCGAAGACGGGAAATTAGCGAGCTTGTTAGAATTTTATCGTATCGCTTTCATAGGCCCTAGAATTGAAGCGAGCGTGCTGAGTTACAACAAGTATTTAACCAAGCTTTACGCTAAAGATTTAGGAATAAAGGCTTTAAATTATATTCTTTTGAATGAAAAAAACCGCGCTAACGCCCTGGATTTGATTGGGTTTAATTTCCCTTTCATCATCAAGCCCAGTAACGCCGGGAGCTCCTTAGGGGTGAGTGTTGTGAAAGAAGAAAAAGAATTGATTTACGCTTTGGACAGCGCGTTTGAATATTCTAAAGAGGTCTTAATAGAGCCTTTCATTCAGGGCGTGAAAGAATACAATTTAGCCGGCTGTAAGATCAAAAAGGATTTTTGTTTTTCCTATATTGAAGAGCCTAACAAACAGGAATTTTTAGATTTCAAACAAAAATATTTGGATTTTTCACGCACCAAAGCCCCTAAAGCGAACCTTTCTAACGCCCTAGAAGAACAATTAAAAGAAAATTTTAAAAAACTCTATAACGATTTGTTTGATGGCGCGATCATCCGTTGCGATTTTTTTGTCATAGAAAATGAAGTGTATCTCAATGAGATCAACCCCATTCCTGGCAGTTTGGCCAATTATTTGTTTGATGATTTTAAAACAACGCTAGAAAATTTAGCGCAATCATTACCCAAAACCCCTAAAATCCAAATCAAAAACTCTTATTTGTTGCAAATCCAAAAGAATAAGTAATGGCTAAACGCAGTATCGCTTATTTGGATAGCGTTTTTGACATTTCCTACACTTTTATAGACCACCATAGCCCTTTAAACGCCTTGTTTTTGCATGGCTGGGGGAGTTCTAAAGAAATCATGCAACAAGCGTTTCAAGGCTGTTTTTTAAATTACAACCATTTGTATGTGGATTTGCCCGGCTTCAATCAAAGCCCTAACGATGAAAAAGTTTTAGAAACTAAAGATTATGCTAATATCATCAACCTGTTCTTAAAAAGCGTGGGTAAAAAAGCGCATGTCGTTTTTGGGCATAGCTTTGGAGGGAAAGTAGCGATCTTGTGTGAAAACGAACGGATGGTTTTATTGAGCAGCGCTGGGATCTTAGAGCCAAAACCCTTAAAAGTGCGTTGTAAAATCCTTTTAGCTAAAATCTTTAAAAAACTAGGTTTGAATTTAGGGTTTTTGAGGAGTAAGGACGCTATGGGGCTTAATCAAGCGATGTATGAAACCTTTAAAAAAGTAGTTAGCGAAGACTTTAGCGAGCATTTCAAACGATGCGAGAAAGAAGTTTTATTATTTTGGGGTAAAGATGATAAAGCAACCCCCTTAAGCTCCGCTCAAAAAATGCAAACCTTATTGAAAAAGAGCGCCTTATTTGTTTTAGAAGGGGATCATTTCTTTTTTTTAAACCAAGCAAAAGAGATTGAAAAACTAGTGGAGAATCATTATCATGCAAAGTCTTAGTTGGCTGAATTTAGCGTTTCGTTGGCTCTTTATAACAGGGCTTGGCTATTATATAATGACTTTATTGCAATGGTATCATTACAGCGTGTTCAGGATTTTAACCAAGCACCATAAAATGCGTTGGCATGGGATTTATTTTTTATTGCCTTTAGGGGTGTTTATCCTATCGTATGCTTTCAAAATGCCGTTTGTTTTTGATTTCTTTTGTGGCGTGATTCAAATGCCCATGCTCATTATCTGGGCCAAACGCAACGACAAGCCTTTAGTTTTCACGCCAAGGGTGAAGCGCTTTTTCATCTTCTTATTACTCTTTTTAATCTTGCATGAAATCTTAAATACAGAATTAGTCCCTTTGGATGGGATTTCACTCGTGCTTGGCTGTTTGTGTTTGTTTATATTCGTTTTAAGCGCTTCTTTAATCTTTGAAAAAGCCTTATCCAAGCAGTATTTGCAAACCGCTAAAGATAAAATCGCCTCTTTAAAAAATTTAAAAGTCATCGCCATTACCGGAAGCTTTGGGAAAACCAGCACCAAAAATTTCTTGCTTCAAATCTTACAAACCACATTCAACGTGCACGCAAGCCCCAAAAGCGTCAATACCCTTTTAGGGCTTGCGAATGATATTAACCAGAATTTAGACAATAAGAGCGAAATCTATATCGCTGAAGCCGGGGCAAGGAATAAGGGCGATATTAAAGAAATCACCCGCCTTATTGAACCACACCTTGCCGTGGTCGCAGAAGTGGGCGAACAGCATTTAGAATATTTTAAAACTTTAGAAAATATTTGCGAGACTAAAGCGGAATTATTGGATTCCAAACGCTTAGAAAAAGCCTTTTGTTACTCTGTGGAAAAAATCAAGCCCTATGCCCCTAAAGATAGCCCTTTAATAAATGTTTCTAGCCTGGTTAAAAACATCCAATCCACTTTAAAAGGCACTTCTTTTGAAATGCTTTTAGATAGCGTTTGGGAAAGATTTGAAACAAAGGTTTTAGGGGAATTTAGTGCTTATAATATCGCTTCAGCCATTTTAATCGCTAAGCATTTAGGCTTAGAGACCGAAAGGATCAAACGGCTTGTTTTGGAACTCAACCCTATCGCCCATCGTTTGCAACTTTTGGAAGTGAATCAAAAAATCATCATAGACGATAGCTTTAATGGGAATTTAAAGGGCATGTTAGAGGGCATTCGTTTAGCGAGTTTGCACAAAGGGCGTAAAGTCATCGTAACACCAGGATTAGTGGAAAGCAATACAGAAAGTAATGAGGCTTTAGCGCAAAAAATAGACGAGGTTTTTGATGTCGCTATCATCACAGGGGAGTTGAATTCCAAAACGATTGCTTCACGATTGAAAACCCCCCAAAAAATCTTACTCAAGGATAAGGCGCAATTGGAAAATATCTTACAAGCCACCACGATTCAAGGCGATTTGATTTTATTCGCTAATGATGCCCCTAATTACATTTAGGAAATGAACATGCAACATTTATACGCTCCTTGGCGCGAAAGTTATTTGAAAGAGAAAAATAAAAGTTGTGTCTTTTGTGAAATTTCTCAAAACCCTACAAAAGATCCAGAGAACAGAGTGCTTTATAGAAATAACGATCTCTTTGTGGTGATGAACGCCTACCCTTATAACCCGGGGCATTTGTTGATCATTCCCCATGCACATCAAGCGAGCGTTGAACTTTTAGATCTTAACATTTGGCTGAACATGAATGCTTTAGTGCCTAAAGTGTTAAAAGCGTTGTATGCTTATGGCGCTCAAGGGATCAATTTAGGTTTGAATTTGCACAGAAACGCCGGAGCAGGGATTCCTGAGCATTTGCACATGCATTTAGTGCCTAGGTTTTTAGGCGATAGCAATTTTATAAGCGTTATCGCTCAAACCAGGGTGTGCGGGATGGATCTTAATGAAACCTATCTTACCTTAAAAAACTTATTAGAAAAGGAGCTTCATTGAAAACAAACGCTTTTAGTTTGGGTGTGTTACAATTGATTTTAATTCATTTTAAGGAGTGTCAGCGATGAAGGCGCGTGGGTTTAAGGCAAAGATGCGTGGGTTTAAGATTTTTTCAGGGAGCGCTCACCCTGCATTTGGCAAAGAAGTGTCAAAGCATTTAGGCTTTCCCTTATCCAAAGCGGTGATAGGCAAATTCAGCGATGGCGAAATCAATATCCAAATCAGCGAATCGGTGCGCGGTAAGGATATTTTTATCATCCAGCCCACTTGCGTGCCGGTCAATGACAATTTAATGGAATTGTTAGTCATGGTAGATGCTTTAAGGCGCAGTTCGGCCAATTCTATCACAGCGGTGTTGCCGTATTTTGGCTATGCCAGACAGGACAGAAAAGCGGCTCCACGAGTGCCTATCACGGCTAAAATGGTCGCTAATTTGATGCAAGAAGTGGGGATTGAAAGGATCATTACGATGGATTTGCATGCCGGGCAAATCCAAGGCTTTTTTGATGTGCCGGTGGATAATTTATACGGATCTATCGTTTTTAGAGACTATATCCGCTCTAAAGCGTTAAAAAACCCTGTGATCGCTAGCCCTGATGTGGGTGGGGTTACAAGAGCTAGGTATTTTGCCAATCAAATGGGGTTAGATTTAATCATCGTGGATAAGCGCCGTGAAAAAGCTAATGAAAGCGAAGTGATGAATATTATCGGATCAGCCAAGGAGCGCGATGTGATTTTAGTGGATGACATGATTGATACCGCAGGCACGATCTGTAAAGCCGCTTTGGCCTTAAAAGAGCAAGGGGCAACTTCTGTCATGGCGTTAGGCACGCATGCGGTTTTGAGCGGGAATGCGATCAAGCGCATTAAAGAAAGCGCGTTAGATGAAGTGGTGGTAACTAACTCTATCCCTTTAGTTCAAAAATGCGATAAAATCACCACCTTAAGCGTAGCACCCTTATTTGCGGAAGTGATCAGAAGGATTTATCATAACGAAAGCGTCCAATCGCTTTTCACTTAAAAAAGGAATAAAAAAGCGGGAGTGGTGGATTCTGTAGGACTTGAACCTACGACCAATCGGTTATGAGCCGAGCGCTCTGACCAGCTGAGCTAAGAATCCAAAATTCCCAAAGGACGGTTTGCTATTGTATCCAAAAATATAGCGAAAAGCAAGCAGGTTTTCTAGGATTGCAAACAGGATCATAAAAGTGATAAAACTGCTCCCCCCATAGCTGAACAAAGGCAAGGGAATGCCTACCACAGGGGCTAACCCTAAAGTCATGGCGATATTCACGCTGGAATAAACAAAGATTAAAATAGAAATCCCAAGGGCTACAATCTTTAAAAACCAATCGCTGTTGCTTTCAAACAGATAAAAAAATAAATGCAAACTCAAGCCTATATAAATCGCAAAAAGCAATATAGCCCCTAAAAAACCAAAACGCTCCACGAAGTAAGCGAAGATGAAATCGCTCGTTGCGATAGGCAAGAATTTGAATTTGGTTTGCGTGCAAGCTTCTTTAGATTTGCCTAAAAACCCGCCCGATCCTATAGCGATAATGGATTGCATGACATGGTAATTAGGCTTTTCAGAAAGAAAGTCTGCGATGCGCTTTTTTTGGTAATCATGCAAAAAATGATAAGCGATAGGCGAAGCCACTATTAAAGCGATTAAAAGAGGGAGCCACACCCTAGTCTTTAAACCCACGATAAGTAAAATCCCAAAACCCATGATCAGCACAATAAGAGCCGTGCCTAAATCAGGCTGTTTTAAAATCAAAGCCGCCGGTAAGCAAATGTAAAAACTAAGCTTTAAAAACATGCCCCAATCATAGCCCTTAAAAGGAGGTGGGTTGATTTTAATCAAATGCGCTAATAGTAAAAGGATAGCGATTTTCACAGGTTCGCTGGGCTGTAAGGTGATAGAGGTAAAGGGAATGACTAGCCATCGTTGAGCCCCAAGCTTGCTAGACCCCATAAAATCCACTAACGCCAATAAAATAACGCACACCCAATAAAACACAAAGAGCCACCGATCGAGCTTCCTAAAAGGGATAAAAAACACGATCCAAAAGAGAAGAAACCCTATCGCATAATAAACCCCTTGTTTCAAGCTCAAAACCGCGCTGCTCTCAAAAATCAACAAAAAAGAAACCACCAACAAGGGAATAATAAACACAAAAGGCAAAAGATCAAAATGCATCCAAATCCTTTTGTCTAATGCCATGCGT
This DNA window, taken from Helicobacter pylori, encodes the following:
- a CDS encoding D-alanine--D-alanine ligase; translation: MEFCVLFGGASFEHEISIVSAIALKGVLKDRIKYFIFLDENHHFYLIEESNMHSKYFAQIKEKKLPPLILTHNGLLKNSFLGAKIIELPLVINLVHGGDGEDGKLASLLEFYRIAFIGPRIEASVLSYNKYLTKLYAKDLGIKALNYILLNEKNRANALDLIGFNFPFIIKPSNAGSSLGVSVVKEEKELIYALDSAFEYSKEVLIEPFIQGVKEYNLAGCKIKKDFCFSYIEEPNKQEFLDFKQKYLDFSRTKAPKANLSNALEEQLKENFKKLYNDLFDGAIIRCDFFVIENEVYLNEINPIPGSLANYLFDDFKTTLENLAQSLPKTPKIQIKNSYLLQIQKNK
- a CDS encoding ribose-phosphate pyrophosphokinase, with amino-acid sequence MKARGFKAKMRGFKIFSGSAHPAFGKEVSKHLGFPLSKAVIGKFSDGEINIQISESVRGKDIFIIQPTCVPVNDNLMELLVMVDALRRSSANSITAVLPYFGYARQDRKAAPRVPITAKMVANLMQEVGIERIITMDLHAGQIQGFFDVPVDNLYGSIVFRDYIRSKALKNPVIASPDVGGVTRARYFANQMGLDLIIVDKRREKANESEVMNIIGSAKERDVILVDDMIDTAGTICKAALALKEQGATSVMALGTHAVLSGNAIKRIKESALDEVVVTNSIPLVQKCDKITTLSVAPLFAEVIRRIYHNESVQSLFT
- a CDS encoding FtsW/RodA/SpoVE family cell cycle protein, which produces MALDKRIWMHFDLLPFVFIIPLLVVSFLLIFESSAVLSLKQGVYYAIGFLLFWIVFFIPFRKLDRWLFVFYWVCVILLALVDFMGSSKLGAQRWLVIPFTSITLQPSEPVKIAILLLLAHLIKINPPPFKGYDWGMFLKLSFYICLPAALILKQPDLGTALIVLIMGFGILLIVGLKTRVWLPLLIALIVASPIAYHFLHDYQKKRIADFLSEKPNYHVMQSIIAIGSGGFLGKSKEACTQTKFKFLPIATSDFIFAYFVERFGFLGAILLFAIYIGLSLHLFFYLFESNSDWFLKIVALGISILIFVYSSVNIAMTLGLAPVVGIPLPLFSYGGSSFITFMILFAILENLLAFRYIFGYNSKPSFGNFGFLAQLVRALGS
- a CDS encoding Mur ligase family protein; the protein is MQSLSWLNLAFRWLFITGLGYYIMTLLQWYHYSVFRILTKHHKMRWHGIYFLLPLGVFILSYAFKMPFVFDFFCGVIQMPMLIIWAKRNDKPLVFTPRVKRFFIFLLLFLILHEILNTELVPLDGISLVLGCLCLFIFVLSASLIFEKALSKQYLQTAKDKIASLKNLKVIAITGSFGKTSTKNFLLQILQTTFNVHASPKSVNTLLGLANDINQNLDNKSEIYIAEAGARNKGDIKEITRLIEPHLAVVAEVGEQHLEYFKTLENICETKAELLDSKRLEKAFCYSVEKIKPYAPKDSPLINVSSLVKNIQSTLKGTSFEMLLDSVWERFETKVLGEFSAYNIASAILIAKHLGLETERIKRLVLELNPIAHRLQLLEVNQKIIIDDSFNGNLKGMLEGIRLASLHKGRKVIVTPGLVESNTESNEALAQKIDEVFDVAIITGELNSKTIASRLKTPQKILLKDKAQLENILQATTIQGDLILFANDAPNYI
- the estV gene encoding lipase EstV; translated protein: MAKRSIAYLDSVFDISYTFIDHHSPLNALFLHGWGSSKEIMQQAFQGCFLNYNHLYVDLPGFNQSPNDEKVLETKDYANIINLFLKSVGKKAHVVFGHSFGGKVAILCENERMVLLSSAGILEPKPLKVRCKILLAKIFKKLGLNLGFLRSKDAMGLNQAMYETFKKVVSEDFSEHFKRCEKEVLLFWGKDDKATPLSSAQKMQTLLKKSALFVLEGDHFFFLNQAKEIEKLVENHYHAKS
- a CDS encoding HIT family protein; this encodes MQHLYAPWRESYLKEKNKSCVFCEISQNPTKDPENRVLYRNNDLFVVMNAYPYNPGHLLIIPHAHQASVELLDLNIWLNMNALVPKVLKALYAYGAQGINLGLNLHRNAGAGIPEHLHMHLVPRFLGDSNFISVIAQTRVCGMDLNETYLTLKNLLEKELH
- a CDS encoding phosphatidylglycerophosphatase A family protein, with amino-acid sequence MDKFSLRACFLTLFFSGYSKKAPGTIGSLVALLLGLPILIFSANTLFLGAIFVGLIAIAQIDKEEEETKIHDSSYIVIDELVGMWLAMAISGLSLAGVVLSFIFFRIYDITKPSLIGKIDKEVKGGLGVVADDALAGILAGLSALLVISVLEFFNIKL